The Telopea speciosissima isolate NSW1024214 ecotype Mountain lineage unplaced genomic scaffold, Tspe_v1 Tspe_v1.0750, whole genome shotgun sequence genome contains the following window.
CTTAACTATCTACCGAAGAAAGGGGTGAGCCTTATCAATGTTGAATTGAGAGGGGCGGATTAACCAGCTTTCGATAGAGTAAGCAGCATTCGAGCCAGCATTTCGCTCCCCGATCCCTTCCCTTTCGGGATCTATATACCTAGCCAGTTTACCCGATTGTTGCAGTCAAAGAAGCAGAAAAATATAGGAAGCTAGTTTGAGTTCTTACAAGTTGATCAGAGCATGTGAGTGTTTCAATAGTTGGCTCTTTATTAGAAGTTGCCGCCATTTCGGGAGGAGCCGTTGCAAGAATAGAATAATCAAAAGAAGACGTACTGGAAGGGGACGTACGATAGAAGGTTTTTGCAAGCGTACTCTAATCGCTGTAGGCGTACTTTTACTAAAAAAGTAAATTACTTCAGGCCAGGGCTATGGCGGGCATACTGATAATGCCTTCATAGCACGCGGATAAAAAGCAGCTGGTGGTCGGGAGGGCTCTTCACATACTTGGAGTACGAGAGCAAGATGTGTGTTGCAGGTTGTTTGCAGAAAGGCTCACTGGACAAGCGGAAGACTGGTTTCATTCGCTGCCTAATGGAACCATCACGTCATGGCAAACCTTTATAGATTTGTTCAGGAGGCGCTCCCAAGCGCACAGATAAGACTGTGAATCTATAATTAGTTCAGATGACCAAGGCTGATGATGAAACAGTTGACCAATTCATTGTCAGATTTGGGAATATCAAATAGAGGATTCCTCCGAATGAGAAGCCAAGCAACCAACAACATCTCATTGATTGGTTTATTGATGCCATGCCAGCAGACTTGCAATTCGAGCTCACTCAGGCGCTTGAACTTAGTCACATGGGATGAGCTAATATCTCAAGCGCGCAACATGGAAGATTAGTTATATTTATCTTATTATGAAGCTAAAGCTCAAAGACGAGAAGGCATCTAATGCGAATGAAACGGCGGATAAGCCCACTGGGAGGGGATCCAGTAAGAGTTCTTCAACCTGTTGCCTCTTAGTGAAAGCATTTGTATCATGAAATAAGAATACCCCTCGCTCGAAAGAGCCAACAATGCTGGTGCCGGTATTCGCAGGAATAGAAGAGATAGAAACGAGCTACCGGCGAAATGTTTTTGGGGTCATGGAGAGCcggaacagaaagaaaaaatgcCTATAAAAATAAGGGGAAAGGCAGACatagaataaagaaaaaaggaggaagGCAAAGTGGAAGGTTCGTCTAGGGGAGTATCGTAATCATTACCGCTCCTCCAGCCCTTCATGCCGCCTATCGTTCGTCATTATCCACTTCATAGGGGCGGTTTCCATCGGGTTATCCCTCTGGGTTTGCACCTGGGGTAGGCCAGGCCCTACCTTCCTGCCTGAAAGGGATATCCGTGATGTGCCACAGAGCAATTGAGTTTAGAAGCTCCCCTTGTTTGAAATCATTCACTAAAAAACGCCTACCTCTCCACAAAGCGAAgaattttgtttgtttggatcaACAGACAAAAAAGCTGGACTTTGACTGAATCGACAGAAAGAACTGAATCTACAACAGCTCTGCAATTGGGACTGCTCTAGCAGCTGTTCTGGTCTCTGGTATCCCGGCCTCTGCTTCCTTCGCTACTCACTCCGCTGCGAGAAATGCTGCTCGTTCCACTGGGTGGGTCTACTACTGCTTGCTCCGGTTCTGCCCCATCCACCCGTTCTCGTGCGAAAGGCAATCCACGTCTGTGATATCGTACCCATCTCCATCGAATCAACTTATTCCATACTGCTCGCATGAACCGCTTGCAATCCGGATTCGGTGAGGGAACGAAGGGACGAGAACTCTACCAGCCGGGTAAGGCGGCCGTCGATCGATGAATTGAGAAAGATAGGACCCGGGATTCCATTTCATTTTGTGGTAAAAATGGGACGGGAACAGATGGGAAGTGTGTCCCCGGTTCTATTCCCTTTTTTGTTCGGATGAGACGGCAGTGAGCAATCGATAGAGAGCAAGGGATGCTAGCGCTCTGATCCTAGTATTCCTCGCTTCAGTTGGTTCAGGAAGCTTTGGCATCGGGAAGCATTAAGCAAGAGCGAAGCGATAGCTTCGCGTTGTGTTTTTTGGAAACACCTACTTTTGCTTGCCCTAAGATCTAAAACAGAGGCGGGCTTGCCTGCGCTCCCGGTCTATTCGGCTCGGCGAACCTATTCTCTTCTCTACTAAACTAACCACCTGAGCCAACTCGAGAAACGAAAACTAAAATGACAATCCATTCTATTGTTATTCAAAAATTACTGAGTACGAACGCACATCTAGGCCGTCGGGTAGCTGCTCACCATTTCAAAGTCTATATCTGTGGTTCCAGAAATGGAATTGCTATTCTCGATTCAGATAAGACACTGATTTGTTTACGAAACGCTTGTCATTTTATAGGATCTCCCATTCGTCAAAAAGGCCGTTCCTTCTTTGTAAATACCAATTCGTTATTCGATGAGATAATAGAACAAATGGCGACGAGAATCGGCTGTATCAATGATTCTCAATGGAGGATCGGGGGGTTTTTGACCAATTGTTCAAGTCCGAAAAAAATCCGTTCGAGAAACAAGAAGATCAATTTCGGGTCGAACCAACAACCAGATTGTGTAGTTATTTTTGATGCAGATAGAAAGTCCTCGGTCATACTTGAAGCTGATCGATTACAAATACCTATTGCATCTTTAGTGGATTCGAATATCCCATTGGGATCCTATAAAAGAATCACTTATCCCATTCCAGCGAATGATCCTATACAGTTTGTATATCTATTTCGTAATTCGATCACGAAAACAGTTCTTCTTGAACGGGGAAGAATCGTTGCGATGAAGGAGACTGTGGGAGAAGAAAAAGCTCATAGACCAGAGCTACTACAAGCACTTTTAGATAAAGGGGGGTTAACTAACGAAAGAAAGATGGAACTTGTTCCCCACCCAGGAATAAAACCACATTTCCTTGCTACTAATCAATTTAGGCGCCCTTTCATCCGGGAATTTAGGTCTACCCCTTATTACTCTTCCCCACTCGAGCTCTTCGAGGCCGTCGCCCCATTCCTCAATGCTGTTAGCACTTGGGCTGGAAGTTCGATGGCGAATGGTGTATCGGGGGTGACAGATGGAAATGTGGGGGCTAATAGTCTGCCGGGGGCGGAGGTGATTCCTAGTTCCGGAACGACTTCAACGGGAATACCACCCCTGCTCTCCCTACAGATCCCAAAAGGGGGCCACGGCCACCTcgcttctcttttttttttgataaagaccTGGTGCCCGACCGGTCTTCTCTGCCTGAACAAAGCGGAAAAGTGGTCACGACCGAACCGCAAGTTGACCACTCCAGTACCGCTACTCCGGGAGCATCCGCTGCTCATAACTGTTTTGAAGAAGGGTGGGTCGAGAGCGAGAGAACCCGTCTGAACGACTTCCTTCAGACGGAACAAGACCTTTGGGGAGCACCTCAACTGCCAAGGTCCCCCTCTCCCTCCAATGATTCCCAAAAGCTGTTAGACGCTTTTATTGCGCAGGAGACGGAGGTGCTTTCTACTGAAAGGACCACTGCAACAAAATCCCCACCCTTTGGTGGCCCTCCGGCTCACGAGGCGTCCCCGCCCCCGCCCCCGCTAGCGCCAGCACCGGCGGAAGTACCCCACGCCCCCCATAATTTTGACCCCAATTTTCCGGAGAAAGAGATTGGAGGAGAAACCCCTTCTCAAATCTATAACAACCTGGTCATCGCTAGCTCGTCGAAGAGAAGACCTCCTTCGCTTGATTTGCAAATCTTTAAAACTTGCGCTATCTTTGAGGGCAAGAGCAAAATACTCCACAAAATGAATGACCTTGATCCTGGTGGAGGCTGGCTTACACGGGGGGctaaaagaataagaaatagGATGGGGAATGAGTTTTCCCCGGATACTTTGGGTGAAATCCTCCAGGATCTCGAACGTAGTGGCACCGGGAGCTCCCACTTTAAGTATTTTTTCAAGAGAAGAGACCAGGGattctagtctttttttttttttagaggttGACCAAGTGCCGCCTGTCGGTCAAAACGACCGACCCCGGACGTACCCACCCGCGTGGGGAACCGGGTAAACAAAAGCCGCGATTAGAATAAAGGGAGTTCGCTGGGATTGTAGTTAATTTACCTTTCCAGAGGTGTTGGTTCGAGTCCAACTCGGGGCATGGCCTTGGTCATATAGACGTCTCGACGATCTTGCTCGGACCGGGCTTTAGTCTTTGGTTGTCATCCTGAAACCAATGGTTAGAAGGGCCAACTATGTATCAAAATGGAAACGGAGATTGCGTATGGATGGATGAATGTCGAACATCTCGGATGAATCCCCTGCCAATATCTTGGTCTTTTAGATAAAAAGACCTTAGTACTTCATGTCCCTctttaggggaaaaaaaaccagTGTTACACCCCCACCTCCCCGAAAATCAAAAACACCGAGTAGCCCGGACTCTAACAAATTATCATTCTAGTTTAAGTAGGATGTCTAAATAATacaattaatatatttatacaaatctaaagatttttattttattagtttataCATGTATTAAAATGTTGTTAGTGAGAGGGGTCAGGTCACACTAGATCTGATCCACACGGTAGGGCAACGGGAGGCTAATTGATAGGCATGGAGACGATGCTCCTATACTATCAAATATATCCGGGGACGCTACCGGCTAATACGGGTATGCTACCTGCTAATACGGGTACGCTACGTAAAACCGCTTAAGTTTCTTTCCTATAAGATAGACTTAAGGTACGATACCTGATAATACGGGTACGCTACGTAAAACTGCGGAGGTTTCTTTCCCACCAGATGGACAACAACAGTCTGGCTCAACCTGCTGCCTAAGCAGGCTATGGGATATAAAATAAATGTTGTTATAATTGATACAAAAGTTTGCCATGATTATGAAGTTCCTACTAGAGAAGTTTCGTAAATATATGAGTAATCTATTGATCAATAACACTGATCACCGActtggagaaagagagagtagtATATCGTTTTTTCGTGGTCGTCGTATAGATTCGTATCTAAACCCATATTATGAAATGAATCGTGGTGTACCTCTATACACGCGCGAGCAGCTTAAAAGTGCGGAACAAACAATTGAAGTGGATCGAGTGATACGCACTCTGGGCAGGCTTAGAGTAAGATATGGTGCTGAATTTGTAATGCTAATATTGGAAGAGGCACGTCGAATGAGAGATCGAGAGCGGGTGGTCGAAATAGCATCTACGTTGAGACAGCGGTTTTCCCCGTTCCCTGCTGGTGACTACCTTTCATTGGCTGAAGAGCGCTCTTTCATTTCAGGTATAGTAAATCAAGCTCTGGAGAGGGATAGGTGCAGGGCTAACTTACAACCACATAACGTCATACGGCCTCAAAGAGAGCCATCAGTAGTCTCAACTACTGTGATTACTCATGACGTGAGGACGCATCCTCCCGAGCATCAACCACTTATCCCATTCTCCCGGTCCACGAGGATAGGATGTGGGCTTCCTCTAATAGCTGATAAATCGTCGTCTGGTACGGAGACCACAATACCGTCTGGTACGGAGACCACAAATCCCTTTGGCACTTTCCGGGTACTCGTACCAGTCTTCTGTGTTATTTCTAGTGTGTGGCTCAAATATACGCCAATAGAACTAGCCGATATGATAAGTCACACGGGGAACTTATTGGAGTTAAATTGGGTTAGAGAGCTGCTTGGGTATGATGCCACAGGCACTGAAATTGTAAACCCTCGGGCTATATCCGAGGCCCGTCGTGTGGTGGAAGAAGTAGTATCTAACGAATTACCTGACCCGATCGTAGATGAATTCATAGTAAAGAATCTTCGGGAGGGGTCAGCACATAGGAGTACCTTGCTGCTGGGTGGTCTCCTCATTGCATTCATAGTACAGGGGGCTATGGGAAATAACAACATAACAACTAACC
Protein-coding sequences here:
- the LOC122648310 gene encoding ribosomal protein S2, mitochondrial encodes the protein MTIHSIVIQKLLSTNAHLGRRVAAHHFKVYICGSRNGIAILDSDKTLICLRNACHFIGSPIRQKGRSFFVNTNSLFDEIIEQMATRIGCINDSQWRIGGFLTNCSSPKKIRSRNKKINFGSNQQPDCVVIFDADRKSSVILEADRLQIPIASLVDSNIPLGSYKRITYPIPANDPIQFVYLFRNSITKTVLLERGRIVAMKETVGEEKAHRPELLQALLDKGGLTNERKMELVPHPGIKPHFLATNQFRRPFIREFRSTPYYSSPLELFEAVAPFLNAVSTWAGSSMANGVSGVTDGNVGANSLPGAEVIPSSGTTSTGIPPLLSLQIPKGGHGHLASLFFLIKTWCPTGLLCLNKAEKWSRPNRKLTTPVPLLREHPLLITVLKKGGSRAREPV